One genomic region from Curtobacterium sp. 9128 encodes:
- a CDS encoding TetR/AcrR family transcriptional regulator has translation MGGVTSPDAPVRAPRRDATENRAALLDAAKTALQRDPDASIESIAAVAGLSRRAVYGHFPSRDDLVRAVVTAGASRIAAAMPTSSDLGDLPPAARIAAIAVTLWSEVSHVRSMARIAVRSPFGESVAEVFAPLRAQVRDACALGIAEGSMRDDVDAATLGRLVEGACIAVLDEATRSATPDDEGRRMVVISALGMAGIDWRTALLTEPISSEEDLA, from the coding sequence ATGGGTGGCGTGACCAGTCCTGACGCCCCAGTCCGCGCTCCGCGCCGCGATGCGACCGAGAACCGGGCCGCACTGCTCGACGCCGCGAAGACCGCCCTGCAGCGGGACCCGGACGCCTCGATCGAGTCGATCGCGGCCGTCGCCGGGCTCTCCCGTCGTGCGGTCTACGGACATTTCCCCTCCCGCGACGACCTCGTCCGCGCCGTCGTCACCGCCGGGGCGTCCCGGATCGCCGCCGCGATGCCGACCTCCTCGGACCTCGGCGACCTGCCCCCCGCCGCCCGCATCGCCGCCATCGCGGTCACCCTCTGGTCAGAGGTCTCGCACGTCCGCTCGATGGCCCGCATCGCCGTCAGGAGCCCGTTCGGCGAGTCCGTCGCCGAGGTGTTCGCACCGCTCAGGGCCCAGGTCCGCGACGCCTGTGCGCTCGGGATCGCCGAGGGCTCGATGCGCGACGACGTCGACGCCGCCACGCTCGGCCGGCTGGTCGAGGGGGCCTGCATCGCCGTCCTCGACGAAGCCACCCGCTCCGCCACCCCGGACGACGAGGGGCGCAGGATGGTCGTCATCTCGGCACTCGGGATGGCCGGCATCGACTGGCGCACCGCACTCCTCACCGAACCCATCAGCTCCGAAGAGGACCTCGCATGA
- a CDS encoding LacI family DNA-binding transcriptional regulator: MGDAKPATIYDVAARAGVSKSLVSLVLQRSPRVSDGRRAAVLKAIQELDYRPSTAAVSLAGTRSRTVGVVLDDFRNQWFVDLLTGLRESLQDQGHRLVVADRFLNTGLDASPVEGFLSMRVEGIVIAGEPDTDLAIPASTPLVIAGGRVSIPRADTVANDDRAGGRMAAEHLIGLGHTRLGFVGARSAAATERLAGFRDGVGEAATVHVSTLPEELTEDAGFRAATALFDEHPDVTAVFGANDVMALGAMSSLAQRGLRVPEDVSVIGYDDTPVAATRYVGLTSIDDRSVEIGRGAGERLLARIADPSLAATELLVEPRLVARRTTAER; this comes from the coding sequence ATGGGAGACGCGAAACCCGCGACGATCTACGACGTCGCTGCCCGGGCGGGGGTGTCGAAGTCGCTCGTCTCGCTCGTGCTGCAGCGCTCCCCTCGGGTGAGCGACGGACGACGGGCCGCCGTGCTCAAGGCGATCCAGGAGCTCGACTACCGTCCCTCCACCGCCGCCGTGTCGCTCGCCGGTACCCGCAGCCGCACCGTCGGCGTCGTGCTCGACGACTTCCGCAACCAGTGGTTCGTGGACCTGCTCACCGGGCTCCGCGAGTCGCTGCAGGACCAGGGGCACCGCCTCGTCGTCGCCGACCGGTTCCTCAACACCGGACTCGACGCCTCACCGGTGGAGGGGTTCCTCTCCATGCGGGTCGAGGGCATCGTCATCGCCGGCGAACCGGACACCGACCTCGCGATCCCCGCCTCGACCCCGCTCGTCATCGCCGGCGGCCGGGTCTCGATCCCCCGCGCGGACACCGTGGCGAACGACGACCGTGCGGGCGGACGGATGGCCGCCGAACACCTCATCGGCCTCGGGCACACCCGACTCGGGTTCGTGGGCGCCCGTTCAGCGGCCGCGACCGAACGCCTCGCCGGGTTCCGCGACGGTGTCGGCGAGGCGGCAACCGTGCACGTGTCGACCCTGCCGGAGGAACTCACCGAGGACGCCGGCTTCCGTGCCGCCACCGCGCTGTTCGACGAGCACCCCGACGTGACGGCGGTCTTCGGCGCGAACGACGTGATGGCGCTCGGCGCGATGTCCTCCCTCGCCCAGCGCGGACTCCGGGTCCCCGAGGACGTCTCCGTCATCGGCTACGACGACACCCCGGTCGCCGCGACGCGGTACGTCGGCCTGACGAGCATCGACGACCGCAGTGTCGAGATCGGCCGAGGCGCCGGCGAACGCCTGCTCGCACGCATCGCCGACCCGTCGCTCGCCGCGACGGAACTGCTGGTGGAGCCCCGCCTGGTCGCCCGCCGCACCACCGCCGAGCGCTGA
- a CDS encoding YhgE/Pip domain-containing protein, producing MTTTSLIRAELARLTATPLARLAFIALMVVPLLYGGAYLWANRDPYAKLDQVPAAIVNQDAGATLDGDTVNYGKDVTKRAIDGGDFKWSKTSAADARSGVRNGTYDFVVTIPHDFSESLVSAQSNDPKRAELVMTTADTNSYLASTIAEQAGKTMRTAVAEQVGKKAAKTLLVGLADVRDSLGDAVDGAGQLASGATTASNGADQLASGTSQLRSGASQLASGTASLPAQTTKLNDGAQQVASGASTLSSGLQSAKEQTAALPAQTAALADGAAKVAAGNKTLADATDPALAFIDDVSAQKVVDAVAARAAEQGVTITPEVQAVLEAGVQQQLDDPKVQADLTTAKTQLQKVDQLRDGSQQVSDGASQLAAAAPTLSSGIATAASGASTLSGGASQVASGTSALAAAAPTLSNGAATLASGTATADDGAQSLATGLHSLRDGASTLASQLDEGRTKIPASNASERESQASVISDPVKVGDDNVAAADNYGAGLAPFFISLAAWIGMYALFLILKPISKRAITAVRKPLQIVLGGWLTPVVLGIVQMVALFFIVRFALDLNVVHAGATIGVMVLASATFAAILMALNVLLGSVGQFLGLVLMLVQLVTAGGTFPWQTLPGPLAALHFALPMTYSVDALRQTMYGGSMGAAWSDAGTLACWLVGALLVTFVVAARQGRSRTLRDLRPSLIG from the coding sequence GTGACCACCACCTCGCTCATCCGCGCGGAACTCGCGCGACTCACCGCAACCCCGCTCGCACGGCTCGCGTTCATCGCGCTCATGGTCGTGCCGCTGCTCTACGGCGGCGCGTACCTGTGGGCGAACCGCGACCCGTACGCCAAGCTCGACCAGGTCCCGGCCGCGATCGTCAACCAGGACGCCGGTGCCACGCTCGACGGTGACACCGTGAACTACGGCAAGGACGTCACGAAGCGCGCCATCGACGGCGGTGACTTCAAGTGGTCGAAGACCTCGGCGGCGGACGCCCGCTCCGGGGTCCGCAACGGCACGTACGACTTCGTCGTGACGATCCCGCACGACTTCTCGGAATCCCTGGTGTCGGCGCAGTCGAACGACCCGAAGCGCGCAGAACTCGTGATGACGACGGCGGACACGAACTCGTACCTCGCCTCGACGATCGCGGAGCAGGCGGGCAAGACCATGCGCACGGCCGTGGCCGAGCAGGTCGGCAAGAAGGCCGCGAAGACGCTGCTCGTCGGGCTCGCCGACGTGCGCGACAGCCTCGGGGACGCGGTCGACGGCGCGGGGCAGCTCGCCTCTGGTGCCACCACGGCGTCGAACGGTGCGGACCAGCTCGCTTCCGGGACGTCGCAGCTGCGCTCCGGCGCGTCCCAGCTCGCGTCCGGCACCGCCTCGCTCCCCGCCCAGACGACGAAGCTGAACGACGGCGCGCAGCAGGTCGCATCCGGTGCGTCGACCCTGTCGTCCGGGCTGCAATCGGCGAAGGAGCAGACTGCGGCGCTGCCGGCACAGACCGCGGCACTCGCGGACGGCGCCGCGAAGGTCGCTGCCGGCAACAAGACGCTGGCGGACGCCACCGATCCGGCGCTCGCGTTCATCGACGACGTGTCCGCGCAGAAAGTCGTCGACGCGGTCGCTGCACGCGCAGCCGAGCAGGGCGTGACGATCACACCAGAGGTGCAGGCGGTCCTGGAGGCAGGGGTCCAGCAGCAGCTCGACGACCCGAAGGTGCAGGCCGACCTCACCACCGCGAAGACCCAACTCCAGAAGGTCGACCAGCTGCGGGACGGCTCGCAGCAGGTGTCCGACGGCGCGTCGCAGCTCGCTGCCGCAGCACCCACCCTGAGCTCCGGGATCGCGACCGCCGCTTCGGGTGCGTCGACGCTGTCGGGCGGGGCGTCGCAGGTCGCTTCCGGGACCTCGGCGCTGGCTGCCGCTGCGCCGACGCTGTCGAACGGCGCAGCGACCCTGGCCTCCGGCACCGCGACCGCGGATGACGGCGCGCAGTCCCTGGCAACGGGGCTGCACTCGCTGCGGGACGGCGCATCGACGCTCGCGTCACAGCTCGACGAGGGCCGGACGAAGATCCCGGCGTCGAACGCGTCGGAGCGAGAGTCGCAGGCGTCGGTCATCTCCGACCCGGTGAAGGTCGGCGACGACAACGTGGCGGCTGCGGACAACTACGGCGCCGGGCTCGCGCCGTTCTTCATCTCGCTGGCGGCGTGGATCGGCATGTACGCGCTGTTCCTCATCCTCAAGCCGATCTCCAAGCGGGCCATCACGGCGGTGCGCAAGCCGCTGCAGATCGTCCTCGGTGGGTGGCTCACGCCCGTGGTGCTCGGGATCGTGCAGATGGTGGCGCTGTTCTTCATCGTGCGGTTCGCGCTCGACCTGAACGTCGTGCACGCCGGGGCGACGATCGGTGTGATGGTGCTGGCGTCGGCGACGTTCGCGGCGATCCTGATGGCGCTCAACGTGTTGCTCGGCTCCGTCGGGCAGTTCCTCGGGCTGGTGCTCATGCTCGTGCAGCTCGTCACGGCCGGCGGGACGTTCCCATGGCAGACGCTCCCCGGGCCGTTGGCAGCGCTCCACTTCGCGCTGCCGATGACGTACTCGGTCGACGCACTCCGGCAGACGATGTACGGCGGGTCGATGGGTGCGGCGTGGTCGGACGCGGGGACGCTCGCGTGCTGGCTCGTCGGCGCGCTGCTCGTCACCTTCGTGGTCGCTGCCCGCCAGGGACGCTCCCGCACGCTGCGCGACCTGCGCCCGAGCCTGATCGGGTAG
- a CDS encoding LuxR C-terminal-related transcriptional regulator, with translation MTPLPRPQIGTTGPVVRRADAPVVHRPRLVDRVERALDDGCPVVVEGPPRAGVTTLVEDWADRTRRTVVVVSAGAGDEAVTSAVAVAAAGDPDGRHALLVDDAHLLGAAGSRAVVEFAAHGALVLAGRVPGPDGIDDPVRIGPGDLALDAAETATLVGRAVGVVVAPAVVARATESAAGNAGVLAAASGLLAAEDRPPVDVSARFRRATDRAAAEWVEATLDDPGLRDFAERAATAAHAPADLVRHLTGVTDLVAPYRAAVAAGLGAAGFGAAGFGGVDQTDAFTWHPAVAAALRRAAARRDPEGVRARAEQAVAWSLEHEATVPAIDAAVQLGDLDVLSEVLVRNWTRITGPGAPAIARILDPIQPRRAADHPVVLAAIARAEAAADRHHARASRVNAAVLPAIAARTSGLPAHELPFLAAVDAQARRIAGDDRGARRAAATVGRALAVLDGDARTELAPRLPYVLQQVAATALMDGDTEGALATLAGIEPAWGPDGPLQQAAVDGLTAFVHALAGEVDVARRLLEAGDALDVPTGVLASAVVALEDGDPDRVTGLLRRIDPLFGAFEHWPIVLALRARATTISGRVPPADQLAMHDAEVQRFRLRSAATGVAARLLARSRIRLQLAAGQLRHAERSLDALGPVRAWTAAEHVALALARDEPDRALRVVTAVSVRSGYEARTSAVLVLFRAVALRRTGDVLGAVASFREALDLFERHGMRGELLTPPRDDVLQLVEAADDQRGRAYLEPLLGLRSVMPGPDIAVTLSGRESVVLGLLAEPLSLPEVAAELHVSVNTVKTQVRSVYRKLGVSGRREAVEQAHGLGLLGR, from the coding sequence GTGACCCCGCTCCCGCGCCCGCAGATCGGCACGACCGGACCGGTGGTCCGGCGTGCCGACGCGCCCGTCGTGCACCGGCCCCGTCTCGTCGACCGCGTCGAGCGCGCGCTCGACGACGGGTGCCCGGTCGTCGTCGAGGGGCCGCCGCGCGCCGGGGTCACGACACTCGTCGAGGACTGGGCCGACCGGACACGACGCACGGTGGTGGTCGTCTCGGCCGGCGCGGGCGACGAGGCGGTCACGTCCGCGGTGGCGGTCGCCGCCGCCGGTGACCCGGACGGGAGGCACGCCCTCCTCGTCGACGACGCGCACCTCCTCGGGGCGGCCGGCTCCCGTGCCGTGGTCGAGTTCGCCGCACACGGTGCGCTGGTGCTGGCGGGCAGGGTCCCCGGGCCCGACGGGATCGACGACCCGGTCCGGATCGGGCCGGGCGACCTCGCCCTCGACGCCGCGGAGACCGCCACCCTGGTCGGCCGTGCGGTCGGCGTCGTCGTGGCACCCGCGGTCGTCGCACGGGCGACGGAGTCCGCGGCGGGCAACGCCGGCGTGCTGGCCGCCGCGAGCGGGCTCCTCGCCGCCGAGGACCGTCCGCCCGTCGACGTGTCCGCCAGGTTCCGCCGAGCCACCGACCGTGCAGCAGCGGAATGGGTCGAGGCGACGCTCGACGACCCGGGGCTCCGGGACTTCGCCGAACGTGCCGCGACCGCCGCGCACGCCCCGGCCGACCTCGTCCGGCACCTGACCGGCGTGACCGACCTCGTCGCGCCGTACCGAGCCGCTGTCGCTGCTGGGCTCGGCGCCGCCGGGTTCGGCGCCGCCGGGTTCGGCGGCGTCGACCAGACCGATGCGTTCACGTGGCACCCCGCGGTCGCCGCCGCACTCCGGCGTGCCGCCGCCCGTCGTGACCCCGAGGGGGTCAGGGCCCGCGCCGAGCAGGCGGTGGCGTGGTCGCTCGAGCACGAGGCGACCGTCCCGGCGATCGACGCCGCCGTGCAGCTCGGCGACCTCGACGTCCTCTCCGAGGTCCTCGTCCGCAACTGGACCCGCATCACCGGACCGGGAGCACCGGCGATCGCCCGCATCCTCGACCCGATCCAGCCGCGCCGAGCAGCCGACCACCCGGTGGTCCTCGCCGCGATCGCCCGGGCAGAGGCGGCCGCCGACCGGCACCACGCACGGGCGTCCCGCGTGAACGCCGCCGTGCTGCCAGCGATCGCCGCGCGGACGTCCGGCCTCCCTGCCCACGAGCTGCCGTTCCTCGCCGCCGTCGACGCCCAGGCGCGACGCATCGCCGGCGACGACCGTGGCGCCCGTCGCGCCGCGGCGACCGTGGGCCGGGCCCTCGCCGTGCTCGACGGTGACGCGCGCACGGAACTGGCACCGCGCCTCCCCTACGTCCTGCAGCAGGTCGCCGCGACCGCGCTGATGGACGGGGACACCGAGGGCGCCCTGGCGACGCTCGCCGGCATCGAGCCGGCGTGGGGGCCGGACGGACCGCTGCAGCAAGCCGCCGTCGACGGGCTCACCGCGTTCGTGCACGCCCTCGCCGGGGAGGTCGACGTCGCGCGACGCCTGCTCGAGGCCGGCGATGCGCTCGACGTGCCCACCGGGGTCCTGGCAAGCGCCGTCGTCGCGCTCGAGGACGGCGACCCCGACCGTGTCACCGGGCTGCTGCGGCGCATCGATCCACTCTTCGGCGCGTTCGAGCACTGGCCGATCGTGCTCGCGCTGCGTGCAAGGGCGACGACCATCTCGGGACGGGTGCCACCGGCGGACCAGCTCGCGATGCACGACGCCGAGGTGCAGCGCTTCCGGCTCCGGAGCGCGGCGACCGGGGTCGCGGCGCGGTTGCTCGCCCGCTCCCGGATCCGCCTGCAGCTCGCGGCGGGGCAGTTGCGGCACGCGGAGCGCTCCCTGGACGCGCTCGGGCCGGTGCGGGCGTGGACGGCGGCGGAGCACGTGGCGCTCGCGCTCGCCCGTGACGAACCGGACCGGGCGCTGCGCGTCGTCACCGCGGTGTCGGTGCGGTCCGGGTACGAGGCCAGGACGTCTGCGGTGCTCGTCCTCTTCCGTGCCGTCGCACTCCGGCGGACCGGCGACGTGCTCGGTGCCGTGGCGTCCTTCCGCGAGGCGCTCGACCTGTTCGAGCGGCACGGCATGCGCGGCGAGCTCCTGACGCCGCCGCGGGACGACGTCCTGCAGCTCGTCGAGGCCGCGGACGACCAGCGTGGGCGCGCCTACCTGGAGCCGTTGCTCGGGCTCAGGTCGGTGATGCCGGGACCGGACATCGCCGTGACGCTGTCGGGGCGTGAGTCGGTCGTGCTCGGGCTGCTGGCGGAGCCGCTCAGCCTGCCGGAGGTCGCGGCGGAGCTGCACGTGTCGGTGAACACCGTGAAGACCCAGGTCAGGAGCGTGTACCGGAAGCTCGGGGTCTCCGGCCGTCGCGAGGCCGTCGAGCAGGCGCACGGCCTCGGGCTCCTCGGTCGCTGA
- a CDS encoding DUF559 domain-containing protein codes for MGSVRWVGGEFSTREARRRFSTESHLRRMLRPELRTGGGMRPRPLPPSLRTRSFDVHAADRAGVSRERLRRLDLERPTRSVRWHSAAPPQGVERIRAFRPVLLRGQFVSHVSAAALWELPLPRGLDDRVHISSIRPAGQMRRSGVVGHRATPERAQVRQRWGMPSSTPASCWVECGSLLGLDDLVALGDAIVTEPRCATTAAELRRVLALHGSCRGAQRLRAALELIRVGPSSPQETRCRLLIVRAGLPEPDLQVDVFDERGYFVARVDMAYPERRIAIEYEGDHHRTDPGQWAADIRRYRELERLGWTVLRWTKSDLTVHGSAILAHLAALLGRRG; via the coding sequence GTGGGGAGCGTGCGCTGGGTGGGTGGCGAGTTCTCCACACGGGAGGCTCGGCGCCGGTTCTCCACGGAGTCGCACCTCCGGCGGATGCTGCGTCCGGAGCTGCGCACCGGTGGCGGGATGCGCCCACGACCGCTTCCACCATCGCTCCGTACGCGGTCGTTCGACGTGCACGCCGCCGACCGTGCGGGGGTGTCGCGCGAACGACTCCGCCGACTCGACCTCGAACGTCCGACCCGCTCCGTCCGGTGGCACAGCGCTGCTCCGCCGCAGGGTGTCGAACGCATCAGGGCGTTCCGCCCCGTGCTCCTGCGAGGACAGTTCGTCAGTCACGTCTCGGCCGCAGCGTTGTGGGAGCTCCCGCTTCCACGCGGCCTCGACGATCGCGTCCACATCAGCAGCATCCGACCGGCGGGGCAGATGCGGCGAAGCGGGGTCGTCGGGCACCGCGCCACTCCCGAACGAGCACAGGTCCGGCAGCGGTGGGGCATGCCGTCCAGCACTCCGGCCTCGTGCTGGGTCGAGTGCGGATCGTTGCTCGGCCTGGACGACCTCGTGGCCCTCGGCGACGCGATCGTCACGGAACCCCGGTGCGCGACGACAGCAGCGGAACTGCGACGGGTGCTCGCGCTGCACGGGTCCTGTCGCGGCGCGCAACGGCTCCGTGCGGCGCTCGAGCTCATCCGGGTCGGACCCAGTTCACCGCAAGAGACCCGGTGCCGCCTGCTCATCGTCCGGGCCGGGCTTCCGGAACCCGACCTGCAGGTCGACGTCTTCGACGAACGCGGGTACTTCGTCGCGCGCGTCGACATGGCGTACCCGGAGCGGCGCATCGCGATCGAGTACGAGGGAGACCACCACCGCACTGACCCAGGGCAGTGGGCGGCGGACATCCGCCGGTACCGGGAGCTCGAACGGTTGGGCTGGACGGTGCTGCGCTGGACGAAGTCCGACCTGACCGTGCACGGGTCGGCGATCCTGGCGCACCTCGCCGCACTGCTGGGCAGGCGAGGGTAG
- a CDS encoding NAD(P)-dependent oxidoreductase, producing MATLLITGAAGRIGSSLRPRLRAAGHDLVLLDERVPVDAVVDGERFVPGSVNDEDALENALVGVDTVVHLAGIPTEADWDALVAANLTGTKNVLERAAANGVLRVVQASSIHAVGRVSEDVPAASVPGDRVPRPDSFYGVTKAGMELLGSLFADRHGMSIVSARIGAFGEQPSSRRALLMWTSPDDLVRLVLATVDLTEPGHHVVWALSRNSGSPADLGAGEAIGFHPLDDAGAVLDADAIDDLPDEDARWLGGSLATTPLGRRPHS from the coding sequence ATGGCGACGCTGCTCATCACCGGGGCCGCAGGCAGGATCGGTTCGAGTCTCCGTCCTCGCCTGCGTGCTGCTGGTCACGACCTCGTGCTCCTCGACGAACGGGTCCCCGTCGACGCGGTCGTCGACGGGGAGCGGTTCGTGCCGGGGTCGGTCAACGACGAGGACGCACTCGAGAACGCGCTCGTCGGCGTGGACACGGTCGTGCACCTCGCCGGGATACCCACCGAGGCCGACTGGGACGCACTGGTCGCAGCGAACCTCACCGGCACGAAGAACGTCCTCGAGCGGGCAGCGGCGAACGGCGTCCTGCGAGTCGTGCAGGCGAGTTCGATCCACGCCGTCGGCCGGGTCTCCGAGGACGTGCCCGCCGCAAGCGTGCCCGGTGACCGAGTCCCACGGCCGGATTCGTTCTACGGCGTGACGAAGGCCGGGATGGAACTCCTCGGCAGTCTGTTCGCCGACCGGCACGGGATGTCGATCGTCTCCGCGCGGATCGGTGCGTTCGGGGAGCAGCCCTCGTCGCGACGGGCGCTGCTCATGTGGACCTCGCCCGATGACCTCGTCCGGCTCGTCCTCGCGACCGTCGACCTCACCGAGCCTGGGCACCACGTCGTCTGGGCGCTGTCGAGGAATTCGGGATCTCCGGCAGACCTCGGCGCGGGGGAGGCCATCGGCTTCCACCCGCTCGACGACGCGGGCGCCGTGCTCGACGCCGACGCGATCGACGATCTCCCAGACGAAGACGCCCGGTGGCTCGGCGGTTCCTTGGCGACCACCCCGCTCGGCCGCCGCCCCCACTCCTGA